A section of the Streptomyces sp. NBC_01591 genome encodes:
- a CDS encoding helix-turn-helix domain-containing protein, with protein sequence MRRHLSRTASALYVHVNTLHQRIDRITALLGPLWRHGDHALQVHLALTMRRAV encoded by the coding sequence CTGCGACGGCACCTGAGCCGTACCGCCAGCGCCCTCTACGTCCATGTCAACACGCTCCACCAGCGCATCGACCGGATCACGGCGCTGCTCGGACCGCTGTGGCGCCACGGCGACCACGCTCTCCAGGTCCACCTGGCCCTCACCATGCGGCGGGCGGTATAG
- a CDS encoding DUF5959 family protein: MTEPVAVDLIDLGDAEGNRCVVRVTGRFQPGVLTGHDILRADVLVSASFIDARLELCLSQRDLDAWQRDLARLAPGTDAGLGADRGLRLVFHMHEERSLSVTVHDPDRLTTMLWIQPEETWIQEHHQRLDHVRGTWPSEVVETAPMAYEWSPRRKR; this comes from the coding sequence GTGACCGAACCGGTAGCGGTGGACCTCATCGATCTGGGAGACGCCGAGGGCAACCGCTGTGTGGTCCGGGTGACCGGGCGCTTTCAGCCCGGCGTGCTGACCGGCCACGACATCTTGCGGGCCGACGTCCTGGTTTCGGCGAGTTTCATCGATGCCCGGCTTGAGCTTTGTCTTTCCCAGCGGGACCTCGACGCCTGGCAGCGCGACCTGGCCCGTCTCGCACCGGGCACGGACGCGGGCCTCGGTGCCGACCGCGGCCTGAGACTCGTCTTCCACATGCACGAGGAGCGCTCCTTGTCGGTGACGGTCCACGATCCCGACCGACTCACCACGATGCTGTGGATCCAGCCCGAGGAGACCTGGATCCAGGAGCACCACCAGCGGCTTGACCATGTGCGCGGCACCTGGCCGAGCGAGGTCGTGGAGACGGCTCCCATGGCTTACGAGTGGAGTCCCCGCCGCAAGCGCTGA
- a CDS encoding aldo/keto reductase has translation MIPRRRPGSTGPEVSALGLGCMGMSQTYGVPDDEESIATIHRALDRGCFFFDTAESYGPFTNEELLGRALRGRRDEAVIATKFGWEYEGTRRGELNSKPGHIRKVVDECLGRLDTDRIDVLYQHRVDLEVPIEDVAGTVGELIQEGKVLHFGLSEAGAGTIARAHEVCPVALLQTEYSLWERHMEQEILPAIRERGIGLVAYSPLGRGFLTGTALPAEEYPESDYRRYDPRFQGDNFTANSAAASVVHEVAGKLAVTPAQIAVAWLLHKGEDIVPIPGTKRRVTLEENLGAVDVVLDAEDLRRLDEAMPPEAVAGTRYPESVLHMNGR, from the coding sequence ATGATTCCGCGGCGTCGGCCGGGGAGCACCGGCCCGGAAGTCTCCGCCCTGGGGCTGGGATGCATGGGAATGAGCCAGACTTACGGGGTTCCGGACGACGAAGAATCGATCGCAACGATCCATCGCGCACTCGACCGCGGCTGCTTCTTCTTCGACACCGCGGAGTCGTACGGTCCCTTCACCAATGAAGAACTGCTGGGCCGCGCGCTCCGTGGCCGTCGTGACGAGGCGGTCATCGCGACGAAGTTCGGGTGGGAGTACGAAGGAACGCGGCGCGGAGAGCTGAACAGCAAGCCGGGCCACATTCGCAAAGTGGTCGACGAATGCCTGGGGCGGCTGGACACGGACCGGATCGACGTCCTCTACCAGCACCGGGTGGACCTCGAGGTGCCGATCGAGGACGTGGCCGGCACGGTCGGTGAGCTCATCCAGGAAGGAAAGGTGCTCCACTTCGGTCTGTCGGAGGCCGGTGCGGGAACGATCGCCCGCGCCCATGAGGTCTGCCCGGTGGCGTTGCTCCAGACGGAATACTCGCTGTGGGAGCGGCACATGGAGCAGGAGATCCTGCCGGCGATCCGGGAGCGGGGAATCGGCCTCGTGGCTTACTCGCCCCTGGGGCGCGGCTTCCTGACGGGCACCGCATTACCGGCGGAGGAGTACCCGGAATCGGACTACCGTCGCTACGACCCCCGATTCCAGGGAGACAACTTCACCGCCAACTCGGCTGCGGCATCGGTGGTGCACGAAGTGGCCGGGAAGCTGGCGGTGACGCCGGCTCAGATCGCCGTCGCGTGGCTGCTCCACAAGGGCGAGGACATCGTGCCGATTCCCGGGACCAAGCGCAGGGTCACACTGGAGGAGAATCTCGGCGCCGTGGACGTGGTGCTCGACGCCGAGGATCTGCGGCGGTTGGACGAAGCAATGCCTCCCGAAGCGGTGGCGGGAACCCGCTACCCGGAATCCGTCCTGCATATGAACGGCCGCTGA
- a CDS encoding SAV_915 family protein, giving the protein MNDNQRAEDPDPLQPNRTGALFVPARSGPTGYCVRLFRTPLGVHTAVAFTDERQLALTLGQRQTWIRLSEPAVRALVAPLGVVDLVVDPLLAVPGPGAASAVVKRTHRTAPAPPRERRTARKLRAGDAVRATGTPSLSPASTY; this is encoded by the coding sequence ATGAACGACAACCAGCGTGCCGAGGACCCCGACCCCCTTCAACCGAACCGGACCGGAGCATTGTTCGTTCCGGCCCGGTCGGGGCCCACGGGCTACTGCGTGCGGCTCTTCCGTACGCCGCTCGGTGTACACACCGCCGTCGCCTTCACCGATGAGCGGCAACTGGCCCTCACCCTTGGACAGCGGCAGACCTGGATCCGACTCTCCGAGCCGGCGGTACGCGCCCTCGTCGCGCCCTTGGGGGTCGTCGACCTAGTCGTCGATCCGCTGCTCGCCGTCCCGGGGCCCGGTGCCGCCTCCGCTGTTGTGAAGCGAACCCACCGTACGGCCCCCGCGCCCCCGCGCGAGCGTCGGACGGCCCGGAAGCTGCGAGCGGGCGATGCGGTCCGCGCGACCGGCACACCGTCATTGTCTCCTGCATCGACCTATTGA
- the lysA gene encoding diaminopimelate decarboxylase, translating into MTTTLPGLSAPAQAPSVSHTAPVPPGNAASLSVWPASARLTSRGDVAVGGVSLVEAAERFGTPVYLLDEGEVRERCRTYLRSFPDTDVVYAAKAFLCRALLHWVREEGLGLDVCSAGELEFAVTASFPPDRIVLHGNAKSPDDLDAALRLGVGRIVIDSAWEIARLSALIPAGARQKVLVRVVPGVSAGSHAAIRTGTDDQKFGLSITDGSAQHAVARILDQPRLELVGLHCHIGSQITTAKPYLTALRRVVGLLAQIRHQHGIVLPELDLGGGHAVAYRPGETALDIPSLGARIRRELATSCAAAGLPVPRLTVEPGRALVGPAGVALYRVLAVKRTGERVFVAVDGGMSDNPRPALYGVRYAPRLIGRRSTAEPCTVTVVGRHCEAGDVLADDAAMPGDIRPGDLVAIPVAGAYHLSMASSYNMVGRPPVVAVLDGRARLLVRRESLADINARDVGL; encoded by the coding sequence ATGACCACAACACTGCCGGGGCTGTCGGCTCCGGCGCAGGCACCGTCCGTGTCGCACACGGCCCCCGTACCGCCGGGCAACGCCGCAAGCCTGTCCGTCTGGCCCGCTTCTGCGCGCCTCACCTCCCGCGGTGATGTCGCGGTGGGAGGCGTCTCCCTCGTCGAGGCGGCCGAACGGTTCGGTACACCGGTCTATCTCCTCGACGAAGGCGAAGTGCGGGAACGCTGCCGCACCTATCTGCGGTCCTTCCCGGACACCGATGTCGTCTACGCGGCAAAGGCATTCCTCTGCCGCGCCCTTCTGCACTGGGTGCGGGAGGAGGGCCTCGGCCTGGACGTCTGCTCCGCGGGCGAGCTGGAATTCGCCGTGACGGCCAGCTTCCCGCCCGACCGCATCGTGCTGCACGGCAACGCCAAGAGCCCGGACGACCTGGACGCCGCACTGCGCCTGGGTGTCGGACGGATCGTCATCGACAGCGCGTGGGAGATCGCCCGGCTGTCCGCGCTCATCCCGGCCGGCGCCCGCCAGAAGGTGCTGGTGCGCGTGGTCCCTGGCGTGAGCGCGGGCAGCCACGCCGCGATCCGCACCGGCACGGACGACCAGAAGTTCGGGCTGTCGATCACCGACGGGAGCGCTCAGCATGCCGTTGCCCGGATTCTCGACCAGCCACGGCTGGAACTCGTCGGCCTGCACTGCCACATCGGTTCGCAGATCACCACGGCCAAGCCCTACCTGACCGCGCTGCGACGCGTCGTCGGGCTGCTCGCCCAGATCCGTCACCAGCACGGAATCGTCCTGCCGGAGCTGGACCTCGGCGGCGGACACGCCGTCGCCTACCGTCCGGGGGAGACCGCGCTCGACATACCGTCCCTCGGCGCCCGCATCCGCCGCGAACTGGCCACGAGCTGCGCCGCGGCCGGCCTCCCCGTGCCCCGGCTCACCGTCGAGCCCGGCCGTGCGCTGGTCGGGCCCGCAGGCGTGGCGCTGTACCGGGTGCTCGCGGTGAAGAGGACCGGCGAACGCGTCTTCGTGGCCGTGGACGGCGGAATGAGCGACAATCCGCGGCCCGCGTTGTACGGCGTACGTTACGCACCCCGGCTCATCGGCCGACGTTCGACGGCCGAGCCCTGCACGGTGACCGTCGTCGGCCGGCATTGCGAGGCGGGGGATGTGCTCGCCGACGACGCGGCCATGCCGGGCGACATCCGCCCCGGAGACCTGGTGGCCATCCCGGTCGCGGGCGCCTACCACCTCTCCATGGCATCCAGTTACAACATGGTCGGCCGCCCGCCGGTGGTCGCCGTCCTCGACGGCCGCGCACGGCTACTGGTCCGCCGCGAATCCCTCGCCGACATCAACGCCCGCGACGTCGGTCTCTGA
- a CDS encoding S8 family serine peptidase, whose product MAMKSRRSRHAALAAVVLAGALAATPGAADASTPGPSQRVIVELSGSPAVTAAPGGSLLSAGAARGVGAARRALDVRQETFLGSAKSAGLHPSATRKLGLLIDAVAMTVPASEVGRLSSLPGVTAVRADTRVLTRTDVSVPMIGAPGVWRRKDTAGSRVTGKGTTVAILDSGVDYTHPDLGGGLGKGHKVLGGHDFVNGDEDPMDDNGHGTHVAGIVAGRSAAKGGVTGVAPGANLLAYKVMDADGSGYTSDIIAGIEAASDPANPHRADVINLSLGGPGDGTDPLGRAATAAVRAGVVVVAAAGNDGPGAGTVSSPATADGVLAVGASTSNLRLPSAYLAGEKPELIQSYRGILSANPPERPVTAPLVDVGEGTAEDWKRVGDVRGKIVRARMLIAADAQYLSASAVEWAQEAERRGAIAVLAGLPSNSGPVFAAGAPGEVRPPEVTPEPGVAQIPVSPARIDASGDSLRMDHLVVMGIDATQYTELSTRLAAGKVSVTLRGTDTTDRIASFSSRGPTQGFGLKPDLVAPGVEIRSTVPKALYGPGEYRMSGTSMATPHVAGAAALLRQLHPGRTPAEIKAALVGTAKPLSGSGPTTQGSGRLDVAAAASAAVSASPASVSFGLADLSGRKVGGTAKVTLQNPGKRAVTTTLRTDGPARVWPRRVTVPAGRTATVTVSLSVARPATGTEISGRLTATPDRGPAIRVPYLLAVRYLAVQAAPDPSDGHSTVHIAPPTRLAAPPVVTVTPPRGKAVDITSTLDPASGYYRAQVTGSVAGAYRVSVRGTAGTGQRLTGSSAFEVTPVDSRGDRWEPAGPNSEAGTVALSPSRPKQAVLTQFQKAAPWLTTDDGASWRQLGRLPVADGTGPLVVDAKNPDRWWYAVNSVHDGSRRGAVLRTDDNGRTWRTLDVPDTRIAALAADEQTRTLVAVTSDALLVSTDAGDHWTTYPTGVTGAVTAATVTGDTLYMTTYHGVWARSGIGSGSPGEARRLFEASDDGVGGLAADSSVVAVYVPGRGVVGSRDGGETWATLLAMTEGGLRLYISGDDLYLSTLSGSGRLSRDHGRTWTTVAGPSRAAVPVDYDRWADGSVTVAGEQDGLYRGAADGTGYRRIGVQGLTVNDLAVSDGHLLAATDSAIYRTALPVASPEWGRSGGEGRTGVSVPQLAVSAKDPKVIWKVRRTAFGSFTVERSVDGGATWEKRGSSAEVPTALLVHPADPDRVMVSFRSLLGQGLFATSDGGATWKNLYHERSFDTLVGDPADPLRLWLGNRSGLYRSDDGGVTVTKVADGPVTAIDLDGRRLVIGGDSVRVSTDGGRTFRTADTGALAIHVSDLLRVGDTFYAATTSSGASGLLQGGRGVLRSTDHGLSWHNISTGLQNTDTTKLAASPDGRTLYVGTIDGGVHRLGLRR is encoded by the coding sequence ATGGCAATGAAGTCACGAAGATCGCGTCATGCCGCTCTCGCCGCCGTCGTTCTCGCCGGTGCGTTGGCGGCGACACCGGGTGCCGCCGACGCGTCCACGCCCGGCCCTTCGCAACGAGTGATCGTCGAACTGTCCGGGAGCCCCGCGGTCACCGCCGCGCCCGGTGGGTCGCTGCTGTCCGCCGGGGCCGCCCGCGGCGTCGGCGCCGCCCGCCGTGCGCTCGACGTACGGCAGGAGACATTCCTCGGCTCGGCGAAAAGCGCCGGGCTCCATCCCTCGGCCACCCGCAAACTGGGGCTGCTCATCGATGCCGTGGCGATGACGGTGCCCGCGTCCGAGGTGGGGCGGCTGTCCTCGCTGCCGGGTGTCACCGCCGTCCGCGCAGACACCCGGGTGCTGACGAGGACGGACGTGAGCGTGCCGATGATCGGCGCCCCGGGCGTCTGGCGGCGCAAGGACACCGCCGGAAGCCGCGTCACCGGCAAGGGGACCACCGTCGCGATCCTGGACAGCGGGGTGGACTACACCCACCCCGACCTGGGCGGCGGACTCGGCAAGGGTCACAAGGTCCTCGGCGGGCACGACTTCGTCAACGGTGACGAGGACCCGATGGACGACAACGGCCACGGCACCCATGTCGCCGGCATCGTCGCGGGCCGATCCGCCGCGAAGGGCGGCGTCACCGGCGTGGCGCCCGGCGCGAATCTGCTGGCCTACAAGGTGATGGACGCCGACGGCTCCGGCTACACCTCCGACATCATCGCCGGAATCGAGGCGGCCTCCGATCCGGCCAATCCGCACCGAGCCGATGTCATCAACCTGAGCCTCGGCGGCCCCGGTGACGGCACCGACCCGCTGGGCCGCGCCGCGACCGCGGCCGTACGGGCCGGTGTGGTCGTGGTGGCCGCGGCCGGCAACGACGGACCGGGCGCGGGTACGGTCAGCAGCCCCGCGACGGCCGACGGTGTGCTCGCAGTCGGCGCGTCGACGAGCAATCTGCGGCTGCCCAGCGCGTACCTGGCGGGCGAGAAACCCGAGTTGATCCAGAGTTACCGCGGCATCCTGTCCGCGAACCCGCCGGAGCGCCCCGTCACGGCGCCGCTCGTCGACGTCGGCGAGGGCACCGCCGAGGACTGGAAGCGGGTCGGCGACGTACGCGGAAAGATCGTACGGGCCCGGATGCTCATCGCCGCCGACGCCCAGTACCTGTCGGCGAGCGCCGTGGAGTGGGCGCAGGAGGCGGAGAGGCGCGGTGCGATCGCCGTGCTGGCCGGACTGCCGTCCAACAGCGGCCCGGTGTTCGCCGCCGGAGCGCCGGGCGAGGTCCGGCCGCCGGAGGTGACCCCCGAGCCGGGAGTGGCGCAGATACCGGTTTCGCCCGCGCGGATCGACGCCTCCGGTGACTCACTGCGCATGGACCACCTGGTGGTCATGGGCATCGACGCGACCCAGTACACGGAGTTGAGCACCCGGCTCGCCGCCGGGAAGGTCTCCGTGACGCTGCGCGGCACCGACACCACCGACCGGATCGCCTCGTTCTCCTCACGCGGCCCCACCCAGGGCTTCGGCCTGAAGCCCGATCTGGTCGCACCGGGCGTCGAGATCCGCTCCACCGTGCCCAAGGCGCTGTACGGGCCCGGCGAGTACCGCATGTCGGGCACGTCGATGGCGACCCCGCACGTCGCCGGTGCGGCGGCCCTGCTGCGCCAGCTGCACCCCGGCCGGACGCCCGCCGAGATCAAGGCCGCGCTGGTCGGCACCGCGAAGCCGCTGAGCGGCAGCGGGCCCACGACCCAGGGCTCGGGCCGGCTCGATGTGGCCGCGGCCGCCTCGGCCGCGGTCAGCGCCTCACCGGCGTCGGTGTCCTTCGGACTCGCCGATCTGTCCGGGCGGAAGGTCGGCGGCACCGCGAAGGTGACGCTGCAAAACCCCGGCAAGCGGGCGGTCACGACGACGCTGCGGACCGACGGTCCGGCCAGGGTCTGGCCGAGGCGGGTCACCGTACCGGCCGGGAGGACCGCGACCGTCACGGTCTCGCTGAGCGTCGCCCGGCCGGCCACGGGCACCGAGATCAGCGGCCGCCTCACAGCGACTCCGGACCGGGGACCGGCGATCCGGGTGCCCTATCTGCTCGCCGTCCGGTACCTGGCCGTCCAGGCCGCGCCCGACCCGAGCGACGGTCACTCGACCGTGCACATCGCCCCGCCGACCAGGCTGGCCGCGCCGCCGGTCGTCACGGTCACCCCGCCTCGTGGCAAGGCCGTCGACATCACTTCCACCCTGGATCCCGCCAGCGGCTACTACCGGGCCCAGGTGACCGGCAGCGTGGCCGGCGCCTACCGGGTCTCGGTACGCGGCACCGCGGGGACCGGGCAGCGGCTCACCGGCTCCAGTGCCTTCGAGGTCACCCCGGTCGACAGCCGCGGGGACCGCTGGGAGCCGGCCGGCCCCAACAGCGAGGCCGGTACCGTCGCCCTCTCCCCGAGCCGGCCGAAGCAGGCCGTCCTCACCCAGTTCCAGAAGGCGGCTCCCTGGCTGACCACCGACGACGGGGCCTCCTGGCGCCAGTTGGGACGGCTGCCCGTCGCGGACGGCACGGGTCCGCTGGTGGTGGACGCGAAGAATCCGGACCGCTGGTGGTACGCCGTGAACAGCGTGCACGACGGCAGCCGCCGGGGCGCAGTCCTGCGCACCGATGACAACGGGCGTACCTGGCGCACCCTCGACGTCCCGGACACCCGCATCGCGGCACTCGCCGCCGATGAGCAGACCCGCACCCTGGTCGCGGTCACCTCGGACGCACTGCTCGTCAGTACGGACGCGGGCGACCACTGGACGACGTATCCGACCGGCGTCACCGGCGCCGTCACCGCGGCCACCGTCACCGGCGACACCCTCTACATGACGACGTATCACGGCGTCTGGGCCCGCTCCGGCATCGGTTCGGGCAGTCCCGGCGAGGCGCGCCGGCTCTTCGAGGCGTCCGACGACGGCGTCGGCGGGCTGGCCGCCGACTCCTCGGTCGTGGCGGTGTACGTCCCGGGCCGGGGCGTTGTCGGTTCGCGTGACGGCGGGGAGACCTGGGCCACCCTGCTGGCCATGACGGAGGGCGGCCTCCGCCTGTACATCTCGGGTGACGACCTGTACCTGAGCACGCTGTCCGGCAGCGGCCGGCTCAGCCGCGACCACGGGCGGACGTGGACCACGGTCGCAGGGCCGTCGCGCGCGGCGGTGCCGGTGGACTACGACCGCTGGGCCGACGGGTCCGTCACCGTCGCCGGCGAGCAGGACGGCCTCTACCGGGGTGCCGCGGACGGCACCGGATACCGGCGGATCGGTGTCCAGGGACTGACCGTCAACGATCTCGCTGTCAGTGACGGCCATCTGCTCGCCGCCACCGACAGCGCGATCTACCGCACCGCTCTTCCCGTCGCGAGCCCGGAGTGGGGCCGGTCGGGCGGCGAGGGCAGGACGGGCGTCAGCGTCCCGCAGCTCGCCGTGTCGGCCAAGGATCCGAAGGTGATCTGGAAGGTCCGGCGCACCGCGTTCGGCTCGTTCACCGTCGAGCGCAGCGTCGACGGCGGTGCCACCTGGGAGAAGAGGGGCAGCTCGGCGGAGGTGCCGACAGCGCTGCTGGTTCACCCCGCCGACCCGGACCGGGTGATGGTCAGCTTCCGGAGCCTGCTGGGCCAGGGGCTGTTCGCCACGAGTGACGGCGGCGCGACGTGGAAGAACCTGTACCACGAGCGCTCCTTCGACACCCTCGTGGGCGATCCCGCCGATCCGCTGCGCCTGTGGCTCGGCAACCGTTCCGGTCTCTACCGGTCGGACGACGGCGGGGTGACCGTCACCAAGGTCGCCGACGGCCCGGTGACCGCGATCGACCTCGACGGACGGCGTCTCGTCATCGGCGGCGACAGCGTCCGCGTCAGCACCGACGGCGGCCGGACCTTCCGCACCGCGGACACCGGCGCTCTCGCGATCCACGTCTCCGACCTGCTACGGGTCGGGGACACGTTCTACGCGGCCACCACCAGCTCTGGGGCCAGCGGCCTCCTGCAGGGCGGCCGCGGTGTGCTGCGCAGCACCGACCACGGTCTGAGCTGGCACAACATCTCCACCGGCCTGCAGAACACCGACACGACGAAACTGGCCGCGAGCCCCGACGGCCGCACGCTCTACGTCGGCACCATCGACGGCGGCGTACACCGTCTCGGCCTGCGCCGCTGA
- a CDS encoding helix-turn-helix domain-containing protein translates to MTPETPRLTAAGIDPFDESVYRAVLTRRTAAPAELTADLGCSAERVARALDRLRDHGLVGRLAGTRRRYAAIEPGAAVEALVRARSNELDRVRSAADELSRLFAAARIGATDEDEVEITTGSEALGRWFVRLQQEAHEDVMTLDRPPYALTTSNPVEATALGRGVRYRAVYAPEALEWPGVLDDIRELVRHGEQARVLPGLGIKLAIADRRLALMPLSLDLDDVRAAVIRPSTLLDALTGYWEMCWKQALPLNAPAEDPLGEEDRLVLTLLVSGLKDEAIARQLGWSVRTMRRRISRLHDLLGAANRFQAGVIAARRGWL, encoded by the coding sequence ATGACTCCCGAGACACCGAGACTCACCGCGGCAGGCATCGATCCGTTCGACGAGAGCGTCTACCGGGCCGTCCTGACCCGGCGGACGGCGGCGCCCGCCGAACTCACTGCGGATCTCGGCTGTTCGGCCGAGCGTGTCGCCAGGGCGCTGGACCGGCTCCGCGACCACGGGCTGGTCGGCAGGCTCGCCGGCACCCGCCGCCGGTACGCCGCGATCGAGCCGGGGGCCGCCGTCGAGGCGCTGGTGCGGGCCAGGAGCAATGAGCTGGACCGGGTCCGTTCGGCGGCCGACGAGCTGTCCCGGCTCTTCGCCGCCGCGCGCATCGGCGCGACCGACGAGGACGAGGTGGAGATCACCACCGGCAGCGAGGCACTCGGCCGCTGGTTCGTCCGCCTCCAACAGGAGGCCCACGAGGACGTGATGACCCTGGACCGGCCGCCGTACGCCCTGACCACCTCCAACCCGGTGGAGGCGACGGCACTGGGCCGCGGCGTACGGTACCGCGCGGTGTACGCCCCCGAGGCCCTGGAATGGCCGGGCGTCCTCGACGACATCCGCGAACTGGTCCGGCACGGCGAACAGGCCCGCGTCCTGCCCGGACTGGGCATCAAACTCGCCATCGCCGACCGCAGGCTCGCCCTGATGCCGCTCTCCCTCGACCTCGACGACGTCCGGGCCGCGGTGATCCGCCCGTCCACCCTGCTCGACGCCCTCACCGGCTACTGGGAGATGTGCTGGAAGCAGGCCCTGCCCCTGAACGCCCCCGCCGAGGACCCGCTCGGCGAGGAGGACCGACTCGTCCTCACCCTCCTGGTCAGCGGCCTCAAGGACGAGGCGATAGCCCGTCAGCTCGGCTGGTCCGTCCGCACCATGCGCCGCCGCATCAGCCGCCTCCACGACCTCCTCGGCGCCGCCAACCGCTTCCAGGCCGGCGTGATCGCGGCCCGCCGCGGCTGGTTGTGA